A single Microbacterium protaetiae DNA region contains:
- a CDS encoding segregation and condensation protein A, producing the protein MAPSPENTAPSPENEEERAETGFRVSLGVFDGPFDLLLNLLGTHELDITEVALSKVTGEFIAYLRELQADDELDEASEFLVVAATLLDMKVAGLLPQGEFVDAESVALLEARDLLFARLLQYRAFKEVSAWFARCLVREDRRHARAVRLDEKYRTAAPELVWTLSADDFAALALLAFAPKEIPTVGLDHLHAPLVSIREQAAVVVTMLRSAGSLTFRDLVTGVTQRGVVIARFLSVLELYRHAALSFEQVEPLGDLTLTWTAERWSEENLAALGADYDR; encoded by the coding sequence GTGGCGCCGTCGCCTGAGAACACAGCGCCGTCGCCGGAGAACGAGGAGGAGCGCGCCGAAACCGGCTTTCGGGTCTCGCTGGGCGTCTTCGACGGTCCGTTCGACCTGCTGCTGAACCTGCTGGGCACCCACGAACTCGACATCACCGAGGTGGCTCTTTCGAAGGTGACCGGCGAGTTCATCGCCTACCTGCGCGAACTGCAGGCCGATGATGAGCTCGACGAGGCATCCGAATTCCTCGTGGTGGCAGCGACCCTGCTCGACATGAAGGTCGCCGGCCTTCTGCCGCAGGGCGAGTTCGTCGACGCCGAATCGGTCGCGCTGCTCGAGGCGCGCGATCTGCTTTTCGCGAGGCTGCTGCAGTACCGGGCCTTCAAAGAGGTTTCGGCGTGGTTCGCGCGCTGCCTCGTGCGCGAAGACCGACGGCATGCCCGCGCGGTGCGGCTCGACGAGAAGTATCGCACCGCGGCGCCCGAGCTCGTCTGGACGCTCTCGGCCGACGACTTCGCGGCGCTCGCCCTGCTGGCGTTCGCGCCGAAGGAGATCCCCACCGTGGGCTTGGATCACCTGCACGCGCCGCTGGTGAGCATCCGCGAGCAGGCGGCGGTGGTGGTCACCATGCTGCGTTCGGCGGGAAGCCTCACGTTCCGCGATCTGGTCACCGGGGTGACACAGCGCGGTGTCGTGATCGCGCGTTTTCTGTCGGTGTTGGAGCTGTACCGGCATGCCGCGCTGTCGTTCGAGCAGGTCGAGCCGCTGGGCGATCTGACCCTGACCTGGACCGCCGAGCGTTGGTCCGAAGAGAACCTCGCCGCCTTGGGAGCCGACTATGACCGATAG
- the scpB gene encoding SMC-Scp complex subunit ScpB — MTDSTHSVARKLEAILLIVEEPQSLVALATAVGEPVPAVRQAIEGLVADYDGETGGPQRGFELREVGGGWRLYVREDYDDLVSEFVNTQAPSRLSQAALETLAVIAYKQPVSRGQVASVRAVNVDSVVRTLLARGLVTEVGSDPETGAILYGTTDALLVNLGINSLDELPPISPLLDDVDTVGLDGLDERGIR, encoded by the coding sequence ATGACCGATAGCACGCACAGCGTCGCCCGCAAGCTCGAGGCGATTCTGCTCATCGTTGAGGAGCCGCAGAGTCTCGTGGCCCTGGCCACCGCCGTCGGTGAACCGGTGCCGGCGGTGCGTCAGGCCATTGAGGGACTGGTCGCCGACTACGACGGCGAGACCGGTGGACCGCAGCGCGGATTCGAACTGCGCGAGGTGGGCGGTGGCTGGCGGCTGTACGTGCGCGAGGACTACGACGATCTGGTCAGCGAGTTCGTGAACACCCAGGCCCCGTCGCGGCTGTCGCAGGCTGCGCTGGAGACGCTCGCGGTGATCGCGTACAAGCAGCCGGTCTCGCGCGGCCAGGTCGCCTCGGTGCGCGCGGTCAACGTCGACTCCGTGGTGCGGACCCTGTTGGCTCGAGGGTTGGTCACCGAGGTCGGCAGCGACCCCGAGACCGGGGCGATTCTGTACGGCACGACCGACGCGCTGCTGGTGAACCTCGGCATCAACTCGCTCGACGAACTGCCGCCGATCTCGCCGCTCCTGGACGATGTCGACACGGTGGGCCTGGACGGCCTCGATGAACGGGGGATCCGATGA
- a CDS encoding pseudouridine synthase, with the protein MTDTEGVRLQKALANAGVASRRVAEDLIVQGRVRVNGVVADQLGSRIDPEHDLVDVDGVAIQFDQSKRYVVLNKPTGVVSSMHDDRGRPDLRQFTREWPERLYNVGRLDAETSGLLVLTNDGELAHVLAHPSFGVTKVYVARVRGTVTARTISRLTRGVELEDGPIAADKARLLDRSAATSLVELTLHSGRNRIVRRMLAEVGHPVEELVRRQFGPLHLGTLPAGKARELTTVERGALLTLARREPGEPTPPGDDRETP; encoded by the coding sequence ATGACCGACACCGAAGGCGTGCGCCTGCAGAAGGCGCTGGCGAACGCGGGAGTGGCCTCGCGCCGTGTGGCCGAAGACCTGATCGTGCAGGGGCGGGTACGGGTGAACGGGGTCGTCGCCGACCAGCTCGGTTCGCGCATCGACCCCGAACACGACCTCGTCGATGTCGACGGTGTGGCCATCCAGTTCGATCAGTCGAAGCGCTATGTCGTGCTGAACAAGCCCACGGGGGTGGTCAGCTCGATGCACGACGATCGCGGACGACCCGATCTGCGACAGTTCACGCGCGAGTGGCCCGAGCGCCTGTACAACGTCGGCCGGCTGGACGCCGAGACCAGCGGTCTGCTCGTGCTCACCAACGACGGCGAGCTCGCGCATGTGCTGGCCCATCCCTCCTTCGGGGTCACGAAAGTGTACGTGGCGCGGGTGCGCGGCACCGTCACCGCCCGCACCATCTCGCGGCTCACCCGAGGTGTCGAGCTGGAAGACGGGCCGATCGCCGCCGACAAGGCGCGTCTGCTCGATCGCTCCGCGGCAACGAGCCTGGTCGAACTGACGCTGCACTCGGGCCGCAACCGCATCGTGCGGCGGATGCTGGCCGAGGTGGGGCATCCGGTCGAAGAGCTTGTGCGGCGGCAGTTCGGCCCGCTTCACCTGGGAACACTCCCGGCGGGGAAGGCCCGTGAATTGACTACAGTGGAACGCGGCGCGCTGCTGACCCTCGCGCGCCGTGAGCCGGGGGAGCCGACACCGCCGGGAGATGACCGGGAGACCCCATGA
- a CDS encoding prephenate dehydrogenase yields MRATTTVPARGAARTSGTVRIVGAGLLGSSIGHALSALGVDVALADTSPGQLRLAVDYGAGRVARDDDRPRLIVVAVPPDVTADVVARELAAFPEAVVTDVASVKLEPLRALRERGVDLTHYIGSHPLAGRERGGAISARADIFIGRPWVVCRDDQTSPADLAVVEGLALDVGAMPLEMDPVEHDRSVALVSHVPQLVASLLAGRFAGAPEGSLRLAGQGVRDTTRIAASAPELWVQILGSNAAPVVEVLDALAADLGEVAAALRHPDAPGARRTVADTIRRGNEGVELLPGKHGQNRRFAQLVVMVDDTPGQLGRLFGELGELDVNVEDLRLEHSPGAQFGLAEISVDPGAVRRAEDGLTARGWRIASTTND; encoded by the coding sequence ATGAGAGCGACCACCACCGTGCCTGCGCGGGGTGCTGCCCGCACCTCGGGAACGGTGCGGATCGTGGGTGCGGGACTGCTCGGATCGAGCATCGGCCACGCGTTGTCGGCACTGGGTGTCGATGTCGCACTCGCCGACACCTCGCCCGGGCAATTGCGCCTGGCGGTCGACTACGGCGCCGGCCGCGTCGCGCGCGATGACGACCGCCCGCGTCTTATCGTGGTGGCGGTGCCCCCGGATGTCACCGCCGATGTCGTCGCGCGAGAGCTGGCGGCCTTTCCCGAGGCCGTCGTCACCGATGTCGCCAGTGTCAAGCTCGAGCCGCTGCGCGCCCTGCGCGAGCGCGGTGTCGACCTCACTCACTACATCGGCTCGCACCCGCTGGCCGGCCGCGAGCGCGGTGGGGCCATCTCGGCGCGCGCCGACATCTTCATCGGGCGCCCCTGGGTCGTCTGCCGCGACGACCAGACCAGCCCGGCCGACCTCGCCGTCGTCGAAGGGCTCGCCCTTGACGTGGGCGCGATGCCGCTAGAGATGGACCCCGTCGAGCACGACCGTTCTGTCGCACTTGTCTCGCACGTGCCGCAGCTGGTGGCCAGCCTTCTGGCCGGCCGATTCGCCGGCGCACCGGAGGGCTCGCTGCGCCTGGCCGGACAAGGCGTGCGCGACACCACCCGCATCGCGGCATCCGCCCCCGAACTGTGGGTGCAGATTCTCGGCTCGAACGCCGCGCCCGTCGTCGAGGTGCTCGACGCGCTCGCCGCCGATCTGGGCGAGGTCGCCGCCGCGCTGCGCCACCCCGATGCGCCCGGGGCGCGCCGCACTGTCGCCGACACCATCCGCCGCGGCAACGAGGGCGTCGAGCTGCTGCCGGGAAAGCACGGCCAGAACCGGCGGTTCGCGCAGCTGGTCGTCATGGTCGATGACACCCCCGGCCAGCTGGGGCGCCTGTTCGGCGAGCTCGGCGAACTCGACGTGAACGTGGAAGACCTGCGCCTGGAGCACTCGCCCGGCGCCCAGTTCGGCCTTGCCGAGATCAGTGTCGACCCGGGCGCCGTGCGGCGCGCGGAAGACGGCCTGACCGCGCGCGGCTGGAGGATTGCGAGCACCACCAATGACTGA
- the cmk gene encoding (d)CMP kinase: protein MTDIAIIAIDGPAGSGKSSVSKQAARALGFGYLDTGAAYRALAWHVLAQGADTADDAAVRAAASAFPYAISLDPDDYWVRVGETDVTAAIREPRVSSAVSAVARIPEVRAQVNELFRTLAAASTRPGVIIEGRDITTVVAPDAPVRILLTADPEVRAARRSAELTDQDAAAVAAALHKRDASDATVVDFLNAAPGVEVVDSTDLDFAQTVDAVLGVVHEKLETAHGR from the coding sequence ATGACTGACATCGCCATCATCGCCATCGACGGCCCGGCCGGCTCGGGCAAGTCCAGCGTCTCGAAGCAGGCCGCACGAGCCCTCGGCTTCGGCTACCTCGACACCGGGGCCGCCTACCGGGCACTGGCCTGGCACGTGCTCGCGCAGGGGGCCGACACCGCCGACGACGCAGCGGTGCGCGCCGCGGCATCCGCGTTCCCCTACGCCATCTCGCTCGACCCCGACGACTACTGGGTGCGCGTCGGCGAGACCGACGTCACCGCCGCCATCCGCGAGCCGCGCGTGTCGTCGGCGGTGAGTGCGGTCGCGCGCATCCCCGAGGTGCGGGCGCAGGTGAACGAGTTGTTCCGCACGCTGGCGGCGGCATCCACCCGCCCCGGGGTCATCATCGAGGGGCGTGACATCACCACCGTGGTCGCGCCCGACGCGCCGGTGCGCATTCTGCTGACCGCGGACCCCGAAGTGCGCGCCGCGCGCCGCTCGGCCGAGTTGACCGATCAGGATGCCGCAGCCGTGGCTGCCGCCCTGCACAAGCGCGACGCGTCGGATGCGACCGTCGTCGACTTTTTGAACGCTGCGCCCGGCGTCGAGGTGGTCGATTCGACCGACCTTGACTTCGCGCAGACCGTCGATGCCGTTCTGGGCGTCGTACACGAGAAACTGGAGACCGCCCATGGGCGCTGA
- the der gene encoding ribosome biogenesis GTPase Der, translating to MGAEDEYEPGQDHLAERLADIDETLAEQRAEALRASLDDYELEDEDAALLAGSVLGEDGIEYLPALPVVAIVGRPNVGKSALVNRILGRREAVVEDTPGVTRDRVTYKAEWLDRRFTLVDTGGWEPDAKGIDRSVAAQAEVAIDLCDVVLFVVDARVGATSTDEHVVRLLRKAGRPVFLVANKIDDVRQEPEAAALWNLGLGEPHPVSAIHGRGVADLLDEVVKVLPDVSAVAKQEIGGPRRVAILGRPNVGKSSLLNKAAGEERVVVNELAGTTRDPVDEIVELGGKMWRFVDTAGIRRRVHLQQGADFYASLRTSTALEKAEVAVVVLDVSQPISEQDIRIIDMVLESGRALVLAYNKWDRLFDDDMESQDRRRYLEREIEQDLAHVAWAPRVNISARTGRHLDRLVPALETALDSWDTRIPTGKFNAFLAELVAEHPHPLRGGKQPRILFGTQAGTRPPTFVLFTTGFLDPGYRRFIQRRLREIYGFEGSPIVINMRVREKRQR from the coding sequence ATGGGCGCTGAAGACGAGTACGAACCCGGTCAGGATCACCTGGCCGAGCGGCTTGCCGATATCGACGAGACGCTCGCCGAGCAGCGTGCCGAGGCGCTGCGCGCGTCGCTGGACGACTATGAGCTCGAAGACGAAGACGCCGCGCTGCTGGCCGGCTCGGTTCTCGGCGAAGACGGCATCGAGTACCTTCCGGCGCTGCCGGTGGTGGCGATCGTCGGGCGCCCCAACGTGGGCAAGTCGGCCCTCGTGAACCGCATTCTCGGGCGCCGCGAAGCCGTCGTCGAAGACACCCCCGGCGTCACCCGCGACCGCGTCACCTACAAGGCCGAGTGGCTGGATCGCCGGTTCACACTCGTGGACACCGGCGGGTGGGAGCCCGACGCGAAGGGCATCGACCGTTCGGTGGCCGCACAGGCCGAGGTCGCCATCGACCTGTGCGACGTGGTGCTGTTCGTCGTGGACGCACGCGTGGGCGCCACCTCGACCGACGAGCACGTCGTGCGGCTGCTGCGCAAGGCGGGCAGGCCCGTCTTTCTCGTCGCGAACAAGATCGACGACGTGCGGCAAGAGCCCGAGGCAGCCGCGCTGTGGAACCTGGGACTCGGTGAACCGCACCCGGTCTCGGCCATCCACGGTCGCGGCGTGGCCGACCTGCTCGACGAGGTCGTGAAGGTGCTGCCCGATGTCTCGGCGGTGGCCAAGCAAGAGATCGGCGGCCCGCGGCGGGTCGCGATCCTCGGCCGGCCCAATGTCGGCAAGTCGTCGCTGCTGAACAAGGCCGCCGGCGAAGAGCGCGTGGTCGTCAACGAGCTGGCCGGCACCACCCGCGACCCGGTCGACGAGATCGTCGAGCTGGGTGGCAAGATGTGGCGTTTCGTCGACACCGCCGGCATCCGCCGTCGGGTGCACCTGCAGCAGGGCGCCGACTTCTATGCGTCGCTGCGCACCTCGACGGCGCTGGAGAAGGCCGAAGTGGCCGTTGTGGTGCTGGATGTGTCGCAGCCGATCAGCGAGCAGGACATCCGCATCATCGACATGGTGCTGGAGTCGGGCCGCGCGCTCGTGCTCGCCTACAACAAGTGGGACCGCCTGTTCGACGACGACATGGAGAGCCAGGACCGCCGCCGCTACCTGGAGCGGGAGATCGAACAAGATCTCGCGCACGTGGCGTGGGCGCCGCGGGTGAACATCTCGGCGCGCACCGGGCGGCATCTCGACAGGCTCGTGCCGGCGCTGGAGACCGCGCTGGACTCGTGGGACACCCGCATCCCCACCGGCAAGTTCAACGCGTTCCTGGCCGAGCTGGTCGCCGAGCACCCGCACCCGCTGCGCGGTGGCAAGCAGCCGCGCATCCTGTTCGGCACGCAGGCGGGTACACGTCCGCCGACGTTCGTGCTGTTCACGACCGGATTCCTCGACCCCGGCTACCGGCGTTTCATCCAGCGCCGGTTGCGCGAGATCTACGGGTTCGAGGGTTCGCCGATCGTCATCAACATGCGGGTGCGCGAGAAGCGGCAGCGCTGA
- a CDS encoding NUDIX hydrolase, whose product MTIEYPRPGEPRRPSGPRDPGDAWVIADSGERYWGRFGAAGLLAYDRDRGVLLQHRVSWSHHGDTWALPGGARHQGESARAGALREAQEEAGVPDGAVRARLMSVLDLEVWTYATVIADVVEPFEPVISDPESVALEWVPAEKITDRPLHPGFADAWPQLRAVLEVRPAIVVDAANVVGSVPDGWWRDRAGAAARLIDDVAQLLSAGVGAAALGLPENTWFPETSVVVEGHAKAVADHDRVRIVRAPASGDDTIVDEARRLVDDGRTVAVVTSDRELASRCSEAGAAVHGTRWLRDLLAQ is encoded by the coding sequence GTGACGATCGAATACCCCCGTCCCGGTGAACCGCGGCGTCCGTCCGGCCCGCGCGACCCCGGCGATGCGTGGGTGATCGCCGATTCGGGGGAGCGGTACTGGGGGCGCTTCGGAGCAGCCGGGTTGCTCGCCTATGACCGCGATCGCGGGGTGCTGCTGCAGCACCGCGTCTCGTGGAGTCACCACGGCGACACCTGGGCCCTGCCCGGCGGCGCGCGGCACCAGGGCGAGTCGGCGCGTGCCGGCGCCCTGCGCGAAGCGCAGGAAGAGGCCGGCGTGCCCGACGGCGCGGTACGCGCGCGGCTGATGAGCGTACTGGACCTCGAGGTGTGGACGTATGCGACCGTGATCGCCGACGTGGTTGAGCCCTTCGAACCCGTCATCAGCGACCCCGAGAGTGTCGCGTTGGAGTGGGTACCCGCCGAGAAGATCACCGATCGGCCGTTGCATCCGGGTTTCGCCGACGCGTGGCCGCAGCTGCGGGCCGTGCTCGAGGTGCGCCCGGCGATCGTGGTCGACGCGGCCAACGTGGTCGGCTCGGTGCCCGACGGCTGGTGGCGCGACCGCGCCGGCGCCGCTGCTCGGTTGATCGATGACGTTGCACAATTGCTGAGCGCGGGGGTGGGTGCTGCGGCCCTGGGATTGCCCGAGAACACTTGGTTTCCCGAGACGAGCGTCGTGGTCGAAGGGCACGCCAAGGCCGTGGCCGACCACGATCGGGTGCGGATCGTGCGGGCCCCGGCATCCGGCGACGACACGATCGTCGATGAGGCGCGGCGTCTCGTCGACGATGGTCGCACCGTGGCCGTCGTCACCAGCGACCGCGAGCTCGCGAGCCGCTGCAGCGAGGCCGGCGCCGCGGTGCACGGCACGCGCTGGCTGCGTGACCTCCTGGCCCAGTGA
- a CDS encoding helix-turn-helix domain-containing protein — MTFGERLRTARVDRRLSQTEIGGNRYSASYISHLERDRRRPTPEVVSFLANQLGVPPSSLATPPRDAITAARVEVAVGQLRLQDALLRRDFDAVITETDAIAAEASLTDASAWWAAMRLRAEALIVRGDYDAGLALVEQLLGSEMILASQPLRASVLVLHSRTLRATGRLPDALDAATNAVDAAESASVAEVLAAALLAKVAALAELGQRDELDKAAQQLTDARASVPVGQLRGEIAWSLGNVRFLQGRAEEGIEEHDQAADLLDPMADLRAWARFHKASAAMRLGAGVTTGVEEMLERAQTGLSIVGTAHDFAELDLVRAEFLMMTEPDTSIRLIDAAIATPELPAHTIAEAHTLKARVLDEQSGPDAARAEWATAAELYEESGAHERATAIWRRLAR, encoded by the coding sequence ATGACGTTCGGGGAACGCCTGCGGACCGCCCGCGTGGACCGGCGGCTCTCGCAGACCGAGATCGGCGGCAACCGCTACTCTGCGAGCTACATCTCGCATCTCGAACGCGATCGGCGACGGCCGACCCCAGAGGTCGTCAGTTTCCTCGCGAATCAGCTGGGCGTTCCGCCCAGTTCTCTGGCTACGCCCCCACGTGACGCGATCACCGCCGCGCGCGTCGAGGTCGCGGTCGGGCAGCTTCGCCTGCAAGACGCTCTCTTGCGCCGCGATTTCGACGCGGTGATCACTGAGACGGACGCGATCGCAGCGGAAGCCTCATTGACCGACGCCAGCGCATGGTGGGCGGCCATGAGATTGCGTGCCGAAGCCTTGATCGTCCGTGGCGACTACGACGCCGGCCTGGCCCTTGTCGAACAACTCCTCGGCAGCGAGATGATCCTCGCCTCGCAGCCATTGCGAGCCAGTGTTCTTGTTCTACACTCCCGCACGCTGAGAGCAACCGGACGGTTGCCGGATGCTCTTGACGCGGCAACCAATGCTGTTGACGCAGCGGAGAGTGCATCTGTCGCCGAAGTCCTCGCGGCTGCGCTGCTCGCCAAGGTCGCGGCGCTCGCAGAACTCGGTCAGCGGGACGAACTCGACAAGGCGGCACAGCAGCTGACTGACGCCAGAGCGTCGGTGCCCGTCGGTCAGTTGAGGGGCGAGATCGCCTGGTCACTCGGCAACGTCCGGTTTTTGCAGGGACGCGCGGAAGAAGGAATCGAAGAACACGACCAGGCTGCTGACCTCCTCGACCCCATGGCTGATCTGCGTGCCTGGGCACGGTTCCACAAGGCATCCGCGGCCATGCGTCTGGGCGCCGGCGTCACAACCGGCGTGGAAGAGATGCTCGAACGCGCTCAGACAGGACTTTCGATCGTGGGCACCGCCCACGACTTCGCCGAACTCGACCTCGTACGCGCCGAGTTCCTCATGATGACCGAACCCGACACGTCGATTCGTCTCATCGACGCCGCCATCGCGACACCTGAGCTGCCCGCGCACACCATTGCGGAGGCACACACTCTCAAGGCTCGCGTGCTCGACGAGCAATCCGGCCCCGACGCGGCACGAGCCGAATGGGCCACCGCAGCCGAACTCTACGAAGAATCGGGTGCCCACGAACGCGCCACGGCGATCTGGCGCCGGCTCGCCCGCTGA
- a CDS encoding MFS transporter yields the protein MGAEESPETVTVPLSGNRGFRLLMGGQLASSLGTSAAAIALPLVLLDLTGSTAAAGSVSAMAMLITLLLGLVAGVFADRWPRRGTLVVAALVAAVVWAVSAFVLHIGASSFGILVAAAGVSALAMTFFQPAQNGAVRHLVPRAQLSQAIAIDQARETTASLLGAPIGGALLVLGPAVAIAADSAGFLIAAACIAVIGTSLGPNRAAGQAAEKGRAITGYLRGLLRDAGAGLKHLWSTPAIRTCFLAAAVLNLPFIGIQVGLVLGLRAAGTPVYLIGLVETFSGLGAIVGATLVGPMNRRISLGRQIAITSWAIATGGLLIALTFPHIWFVLPACFLNTLFVPALNGTLMGHVFGSAPEDLAGRLGAAAQIASGLLIPLAPLAAGILIQAASGQIALVTFAGLLVAIAAALSATPSIRRLTT from the coding sequence ATGGGTGCTGAGGAATCTCCCGAGACCGTGACCGTCCCCCTCTCGGGCAATCGCGGATTCCGCCTGCTCATGGGCGGGCAACTCGCCAGTTCGCTCGGCACCAGCGCGGCGGCAATCGCGCTGCCGCTCGTGCTCCTCGATCTCACGGGGTCAACGGCCGCTGCCGGGAGCGTGTCGGCAATGGCCATGCTGATCACGCTGCTGCTCGGGCTCGTCGCCGGGGTGTTCGCAGATCGCTGGCCACGCCGGGGCACACTCGTGGTCGCAGCGCTTGTCGCTGCCGTCGTCTGGGCGGTCTCCGCGTTCGTTCTGCACATCGGCGCATCGTCGTTCGGCATCCTGGTAGCGGCGGCAGGTGTCTCGGCGCTGGCGATGACCTTCTTCCAACCCGCGCAGAACGGCGCGGTGCGCCACCTCGTGCCGCGCGCGCAGCTGTCGCAGGCCATAGCGATCGATCAGGCGCGCGAGACGACCGCGAGCCTTCTCGGCGCGCCGATCGGTGGTGCGCTGCTGGTGCTCGGGCCTGCCGTCGCGATCGCCGCCGACTCGGCCGGGTTTCTGATCGCTGCCGCCTGCATAGCGGTGATCGGTACCTCGCTCGGGCCGAATCGCGCCGCCGGGCAAGCGGCGGAGAAAGGCCGAGCGATCACCGGATACCTGCGGGGCCTGCTGCGCGACGCGGGCGCGGGACTGAAGCACTTGTGGAGTACTCCGGCGATCCGTACGTGTTTTCTCGCAGCGGCGGTGCTGAATCTGCCGTTCATCGGCATTCAAGTCGGCCTGGTGCTCGGGTTGCGTGCGGCGGGCACTCCCGTGTACCTCATCGGACTCGTCGAAACGTTCAGCGGTCTGGGGGCCATCGTCGGGGCCACGCTGGTCGGCCCGATGAACCGGCGCATCTCGCTGGGCCGCCAGATCGCGATCACCTCGTGGGCGATCGCAACCGGTGGGCTGTTGATTGCGCTCACATTCCCGCACATCTGGTTCGTGCTGCCGGCGTGCTTTCTGAACACACTGTTCGTTCCGGCGCTGAACGGCACGCTCATGGGACATGTCTTCGGATCGGCGCCGGAAGACCTCGCAGGTCGCCTCGGCGCCGCCGCACAGATAGCGTCTGGCCTTCTGATTCCGCTGGCACCATTGGCCGCCGGCATCCTGATCCAAGCGGCCTCGGGTCAAATCGCTTTGGTCACGTTCGCCGGCTTGCTCGTGGCGATCGCCGCCGCGCTCAGCGCAACCCCCAGCATCCGTCGCCTGACCACCTGA
- a CDS encoding sugar porter family MFS transporter encodes MSASDSVPTGAFTLRGPYGRRAIGLSIAAAVGGFLFGFDSSVINGAVDSVQHDFGLNAFVTGFVVAIALLGCAVGAVIAGNLADRWGRLKVMLLGAVMFFASSIGAGLCVSVWDLGFWRVIGGLGIGIASVVAPAYISEIAPRQIRGSLASLQQLAITLGIFVALLSDAVLAGSAGGADSALWLGMEAWRWMFIVGAIPAAVYGILSFLVPESPRFLISKGRGDEAREIFARLVPEVDLDKTMNEITTAIEADRKNAGVSLRGPALGLQPIVWIGIILSVFQQFVGINVIFYYSTTLWHSVGFTNAPLISVITSVTNVLVTIIAIVLVDRVGRKPILLSGSALMTVSLAAMALSFTFATTNAQGEVSLSAPWGPVALIAANVFVVGFGASWGPLVWVLLGEIFPSRIRGKALGVAAGAQWIANFLITVSFPAMSSWSLPFTYGMYALFALLSFGFVFWRIPETKGMELEQTETLFVRKEKTA; translated from the coding sequence ATGAGCGCGTCAGACTCCGTTCCCACCGGCGCTTTCACCCTGCGCGGCCCCTACGGCCGTCGGGCGATCGGCCTGTCCATCGCCGCCGCCGTGGGCGGCTTCCTGTTCGGCTTCGATTCGTCGGTGATCAACGGCGCCGTCGACTCCGTGCAGCACGACTTCGGTCTGAACGCCTTCGTGACCGGCTTCGTGGTGGCCATCGCGCTGCTCGGCTGTGCAGTGGGCGCGGTCATCGCCGGAAACCTCGCCGACCGGTGGGGACGATTGAAGGTCATGCTGCTGGGCGCTGTCATGTTCTTCGCGAGCTCGATCGGCGCGGGCCTGTGCGTGAGCGTGTGGGACCTCGGCTTCTGGCGCGTGATCGGGGGCCTGGGCATCGGCATCGCGTCGGTGGTGGCCCCCGCGTACATCTCCGAGATCGCACCGCGGCAGATTCGCGGTTCGCTTGCGTCGCTGCAGCAGCTCGCCATCACGCTCGGCATCTTCGTCGCGTTGCTCTCTGACGCGGTGCTGGCGGGGTCGGCAGGCGGCGCCGATAGCGCGTTGTGGCTTGGCATGGAGGCGTGGCGGTGGATGTTCATCGTCGGCGCCATCCCCGCCGCCGTTTACGGCATCCTGTCGTTCCTGGTGCCCGAATCACCGCGGTTCCTCATTTCGAAGGGGCGCGGCGACGAGGCACGGGAGATCTTTGCGCGGCTCGTGCCAGAGGTAGACCTCGACAAGACGATGAACGAGATCACGACGGCGATCGAGGCCGACCGCAAGAACGCCGGGGTCTCGCTGCGCGGCCCTGCCCTCGGACTGCAGCCGATCGTGTGGATCGGCATCATCCTGTCGGTCTTCCAGCAGTTCGTCGGTATCAACGTGATCTTCTACTACTCGACGACGCTGTGGCATTCGGTGGGATTCACCAACGCCCCGCTGATCAGCGTCATCACATCGGTCACGAACGTGCTGGTGACCATCATCGCCATCGTGCTGGTCGACCGGGTAGGCCGCAAACCGATCCTGCTCAGCGGCTCGGCACTGATGACCGTGTCGTTGGCGGCCATGGCCCTGTCGTTCACGTTCGCCACCACGAACGCCCAGGGAGAGGTCTCTCTCAGTGCTCCGTGGGGCCCCGTCGCCCTGATCGCGGCGAACGTGTTCGTCGTGGGCTTCGGCGCGTCGTGGGGCCCGCTGGTGTGGGTGCTGCTGGGCGAGATCTTCCCCAGTCGCATCCGCGGCAAGGCGCTGGGCGTGGCGGCGGGCGCGCAGTGGATAGCGAACTTCCTCATCACGGTGTCGTTCCCCGCGATGTCGTCGTGGTCGCTGCCGTTCACCTACGGCATGTACGCGCTTTTCGCGCTGCTGTCGTTCGGATTCGTCTTCTGGCGCATCCCCGAGACCAAGGGCATGGAACTGGAGCAGACCGAGACACTGTTCGTGCGCAAAGAGAAGACCGCGTAG